Proteins from one Parvibaculum lavamentivorans DS-1 genomic window:
- a CDS encoding cupin domain-containing protein — MTLDTGLDADGIIELLQLKPHPEGGYFAETFRDPAGGTRAYSTAIYYLLKEGERSHWHRVDAAEIWHWYGGGPLALSFYEEGREAETRILGSNLDAGERPQLVVPAGIWQAAEPLGLWTLVGCTVAPGFEFGGFEMAEPGWQPG; from the coding sequence ATGACATTGGATACCGGCCTCGACGCCGACGGCATCATCGAACTTCTCCAGTTGAAGCCTCATCCTGAAGGCGGCTATTTCGCCGAAACCTTTCGCGATCCGGCGGGCGGCACCCGTGCCTATTCAACTGCCATCTATTATCTGCTGAAGGAAGGAGAGCGCTCGCACTGGCACCGCGTGGACGCCGCCGAAATCTGGCACTGGTATGGAGGCGGACCTCTGGCTCTTTCCTTCTACGAAGAAGGCCGCGAGGCAGAGACGCGCATTCTCGGCAGCAACCTCGATGCGGGGGAGCGCCCGCAACTCGTGGTGCCCGCAGGCATCTGGCAAGCGGCCGAGCCGCTTGGCCTCTGGACACTTGTCGGCTGCACCGTCGCGCCGGGCTTTGAATTTGGCGGATTCGAGATGGCGGAGCCGGGCTGGCAGCCGGGTTAA
- the metX gene encoding homoserine O-acetyltransferase MetX, whose translation MTFGADEPLALDSGVSLSPFTIAYETYGTLNADKSNVVLICHALTLDQYAASTHPLTGKPGWWPFMVGPGLPIDTDRFFVICQNVVGGCMGTTGPKDNDPKTGKPYGLNFPVITIGDMVRAQAMLLDKLGIGDLFCVIGGSMGGMQVLQWAAAYPDRVFSAIPIATAARHSAQNIAFHEVGRQAIMADPEWKQGGYLSNGTTPGKGLAVARMAAHITYLSETALHRKFGRNLQDRDSVTYGFDADFQIESYLRHQGSTFVDRFDANSYLYLTRAMDYFDLAADYGGVLANAFRGTTSRFCVVSFTSDWLFPTSDNRQIVHALNAVAANVSFVEIRTDKGHDAFLLDEPEMFATLRGFIDSAARTRGLVA comes from the coding sequence ATGACCTTCGGGGCCGACGAGCCGCTCGCCCTCGATTCGGGCGTCAGCCTCAGCCCGTTTACCATTGCCTACGAGACCTACGGCACCCTGAACGCCGATAAGTCGAACGTGGTATTGATCTGCCACGCCCTGACGCTCGACCAGTATGCAGCGAGCACACACCCGCTCACCGGCAAGCCGGGCTGGTGGCCCTTCATGGTCGGCCCCGGTCTTCCCATCGATACGGACCGCTTTTTCGTCATCTGCCAGAACGTTGTTGGCGGCTGCATGGGCACCACCGGGCCGAAGGACAACGACCCGAAGACCGGCAAGCCCTATGGCCTCAATTTTCCCGTCATCACCATCGGCGACATGGTGCGCGCGCAGGCGATGCTGCTTGACAAGCTCGGCATCGGAGACCTGTTTTGCGTAATCGGCGGCTCGATGGGCGGGATGCAGGTCCTTCAATGGGCGGCTGCTTATCCCGATCGCGTGTTTTCCGCCATTCCAATCGCGACCGCTGCGCGCCATTCCGCGCAGAACATCGCCTTCCACGAGGTCGGCCGTCAGGCGATCATGGCCGATCCGGAATGGAAGCAGGGCGGCTATCTTTCGAATGGCACCACACCCGGCAAAGGGCTGGCGGTCGCGCGCATGGCCGCGCATATCACCTATCTGTCCGAAACCGCCTTGCACCGGAAGTTCGGCCGCAATCTGCAAGACCGGGACAGTGTCACCTATGGTTTCGACGCGGATTTCCAGATCGAAAGCTATTTGCGCCATCAAGGCTCGACCTTTGTCGACCGCTTCGATGCGAACTCCTATCTCTACCTCACGCGCGCGATGGACTATTTCGATCTGGCAGCCGACTACGGCGGTGTCCTCGCCAACGCTTTCAGAGGCACAACATCGCGCTTCTGTGTCGTGTCCTTCACAAGCGACTGGCTGTTTCCTACCTCCGACAACCGGCAGATCGTCCACGCGCTGAACGCTGTGGCTGCAAATGTAAGCTTCGTCGAAATCAGGACCGACAAAGGCCACGACGCCTTCCTGCTCGATGAACCCGAAATGTTTGCAACGCTGCGGGGCTTTATCGACAGCGCCGCGCGCACGCGGGGCCTTGTCGCATGA
- a CDS encoding DUF2125 domain-containing protein — MTDPVTDIRPAPPKRRWGLFLPAAALLLLVAVYTVYWFTIAGELREGVEAFAARRDNGLVVSWDDLAITGYPYRIEADFTAPGASAPDAPEEWAWHGEGAAFALLPYNLRHVIVNLEGEQTFSYRDVTASAPARNEARATAAKAWGSYVDVADAPFGRIAIDIEELDARHRRGATGLNDRLTAERLQFHTRAAIDEANGLINGSYDVAIQADGVVLESEEKILALGPNIKQIVAQARLRDLPQTPHVSAIELLREWQRTGGVLSISELIVKWGPLDLAAHGEFKLDARRRLEGQFDAKITGFETLLDAMVRDGLVKEREANVALAGLVLVSQFQGKKTNEVRIPVMMREGLLYLGPLAVARLEPLY, encoded by the coding sequence ATGACAGATCCTGTAACCGACATAAGGCCCGCCCCTCCCAAAAGGCGCTGGGGCCTCTTTCTGCCGGCTGCGGCCCTGCTGCTGCTCGTGGCGGTCTACACCGTCTACTGGTTCACAATCGCGGGAGAACTGCGCGAGGGCGTGGAAGCCTTTGCGGCGCGGCGCGATAACGGCCTCGTCGTGAGCTGGGACGATCTTGCCATCACCGGATACCCATACCGGATCGAGGCAGACTTCACCGCCCCTGGTGCCAGCGCGCCGGACGCCCCCGAGGAGTGGGCATGGCACGGCGAAGGGGCGGCGTTCGCATTGCTGCCCTACAATTTGCGGCACGTCATCGTCAATCTCGAAGGCGAGCAGACATTCAGCTATCGCGACGTAACGGCATCCGCGCCCGCGCGAAACGAAGCACGCGCCACGGCCGCCAAGGCCTGGGGCAGCTATGTCGATGTGGCGGATGCCCCTTTCGGCCGCATCGCGATAGACATCGAGGAACTGGATGCGCGGCACCGCCGGGGCGCAACCGGGCTGAACGACCGCTTGACCGCCGAGCGCCTGCAATTCCACACCCGCGCCGCCATCGACGAAGCCAATGGCCTCATAAATGGCAGCTATGATGTTGCCATTCAGGCCGATGGCGTGGTGCTCGAAAGCGAAGAAAAGATTTTGGCACTGGGGCCCAATATCAAGCAGATCGTCGCCCAGGCGCGGCTGCGCGATCTGCCGCAGACGCCGCATGTGAGCGCCATCGAACTCCTGCGTGAATGGCAGCGGACAGGCGGCGTGCTGTCGATCTCGGAGCTGATCGTGAAATGGGGGCCGCTCGATCTTGCCGCACATGGCGAATTCAAGCTCGATGCACGGCGCAGGCTCGAAGGCCAGTTCGACGCAAAGATCACCGGCTTCGAAACCTTGCTCGATGCGATGGTTCGAGACGGCCTCGTCAAAGAACGTGAGGCAAACGTAGCGCTGGCCGGGCTCGTTCTTGTTTCACAGTTTCAGGGAAAAAAGACGAATGAAGTCCGCATCCCGGTGATGATGCGCGAAGGCCTTCTCTATCTCGGGCCGCTTGCGGTTGCCAGGCTCGAGCCGCTCTACTGA
- the pheA gene encoding chorismate mutase, translated as MTIETTSPEKALAEVRKEIDALDDALHDLLMKRTELVVEVAEAKARAASAAGEGSFVAFRPAREAQVLRRLAERHRGSLPVRVIFRLWREIIAAMTRIQGPFRVDVFGGQDGSALSFWDLARSYYGSSTPMELHDNARDVLRRVVQDRSVVGILPEPGTHAAADWWVMFAAGGQSEARVVACLPFIDVAEGENHVRALVVAQTGFEPTGDDTSLVAISSSESLSDSRVTSLVAAAGFSGQRIADAKLADGPSSHIYLISMPFHVAEDDKRLAALEGGPILEARLLGGYANPIERATDGE; from the coding sequence ATGACGATCGAGACGACCAGCCCTGAAAAAGCGCTTGCCGAGGTCCGCAAGGAAATCGACGCGCTGGATGATGCGCTTCACGATTTGCTGATGAAGCGGACGGAACTCGTCGTCGAGGTCGCGGAAGCGAAAGCGCGTGCGGCGAGCGCGGCGGGGGAGGGCAGCTTTGTCGCTTTCCGCCCGGCCCGCGAGGCGCAGGTTCTCAGGCGCCTTGCCGAGCGGCATCGGGGAAGCCTCCCTGTCCGCGTCATTTTCCGGCTCTGGCGGGAAATAATAGCGGCCATGACGCGCATTCAGGGCCCCTTCCGCGTGGATGTTTTCGGAGGCCAGGATGGCAGCGCGCTCAGTTTCTGGGACCTCGCGCGCAGCTATTACGGTTCGTCGACACCGATGGAGCTGCATGACAATGCGCGCGACGTCTTGCGCCGTGTTGTTCAGGACAGGTCTGTGGTCGGTATCTTGCCGGAGCCTGGAACTCATGCCGCCGCCGACTGGTGGGTGATGTTTGCTGCCGGTGGCCAGTCTGAGGCGCGCGTTGTCGCCTGCCTGCCTTTCATCGACGTGGCGGAAGGCGAAAATCATGTACGGGCGCTTGTGGTGGCGCAGACCGGTTTCGAGCCGACGGGCGACGATACGAGCCTCGTTGCCATTTCGTCGTCGGAAAGCCTGAGCGACAGCCGCGTCACCTCTCTGGTCGCAGCGGCCGGATTTTCAGGCCAGCGGATCGCTGACGCTAAACTTGCGGATGGACCTTCCAGTCACATCTACCTGATTTCCATGCCGTTCCATGTGGCGGAGGATGACAAGCGTCTCGCGGCGCTGGAAGGCGGCCCGATTTTGGAGGCACGGCTTCTGGGCGGCTACGCGAATCCGATCGAGCGAGCGACCGATGGCGAATGA
- a CDS encoding prephenate/arogenate dehydrogenase family protein gives MSAKPHFERVALMGLGLIGGSLGHAMKRAGLAGHVSGYARSVETRARALEIGFIDSAHETAAEAAKNADLVVICTPVGALGSVAAEIEPVLKKGAILTDVGSVKMAVVRDVGPHVPEGVHFIPGHPIAGTEESGPDAGFAELFDGRWCILTPVPGTEPQALEKLSAFWTACGSNVDVMEPRHHDLVLAIVSHLPHIIAYNIVGTASDLEAVTQSEVIKYSASGFRDFTRLAASDPTMWRDVCLNNKEPILEMLGRFSEDLTALQRAIRWGDGDALFDLFTRTRAIRRSIIDAGQDIAAPNFGRNPTHAKAADEDDVQ, from the coding sequence ATGAGTGCGAAGCCGCATTTCGAGCGTGTGGCGCTGATGGGGCTTGGTCTGATCGGCGGCTCGCTGGGCCATGCCATGAAGCGCGCGGGGCTTGCCGGCCATGTGAGCGGCTATGCGCGCTCCGTCGAGACACGCGCACGTGCGCTGGAAATCGGGTTCATCGACAGCGCCCATGAAACGGCGGCGGAAGCGGCGAAGAATGCCGACCTCGTCGTCATCTGTACGCCTGTGGGCGCACTTGGAAGTGTTGCAGCCGAAATCGAGCCGGTGCTAAAAAAAGGCGCGATCCTGACCGATGTCGGTTCGGTCAAGATGGCGGTGGTGCGCGATGTCGGGCCGCATGTGCCGGAGGGTGTGCACTTTATCCCCGGGCATCCGATAGCAGGCACCGAGGAGTCAGGGCCCGATGCGGGTTTTGCCGAACTTTTCGATGGCCGCTGGTGCATCCTGACCCCGGTTCCCGGCACGGAACCGCAAGCACTTGAGAAACTCAGCGCCTTCTGGACGGCATGCGGCTCCAATGTCGATGTGATGGAGCCGCGCCATCATGATCTCGTCCTCGCGATTGTGAGCCATCTGCCGCATATCATCGCCTATAACATTGTCGGCACGGCGAGCGATCTCGAAGCGGTTACACAGTCGGAAGTCATCAAATATTCCGCCTCCGGCTTTCGCGATTTTACGCGCCTTGCCGCCTCGGACCCGACCATGTGGCGCGACGTCTGTCTCAACAACAAGGAACCGATCCTTGAAATGCTGGGCCGGTTCTCCGAGGACCTGACGGCACTCCAGCGTGCTATCCGCTGGGGCGATGGCGATGCGCTGTTCGATCTCTTCACGCGCACGCGGGCAATCCGCCGGTCGATCATCGATGCAGGCCAGGATATCGCCGCGCCGAATTTCGGCCGTAACCCCACTCATGCCAAAGCCGCCGACGAGGACGACGTTCAGTAG
- a CDS encoding methyltransferase domain-containing protein, producing the protein MNMDVIDLRDFYGRPLGRAAQYHISRRIRQIWPDVRGLNMLGLGFATPYLAPFLSEAQRVVGLMPARQGVLHWPPEGKSLTGLVDERELPLEDESMDRVLVVHGLEASESMRGMLRQIWRVLAPGGRVLIVVPNRRGLWARREATPFGHGQPFSRVQLTQLLRESMFSPSAWEVALFAPPFDWRPLLRSASAWERAGHILWPRFSGVIIVEATKQIYAATPLPVSRKVKARVRAIAPIPSPARSMTSRQEEG; encoded by the coding sequence ATGAATATGGATGTGATCGATCTGCGCGACTTTTATGGGCGCCCGCTCGGACGAGCCGCGCAGTACCATATATCAAGGCGTATCAGGCAGATTTGGCCGGATGTGCGGGGTCTGAATATGCTCGGCCTTGGCTTTGCCACACCCTATCTCGCCCCTTTTCTATCTGAAGCGCAGCGCGTTGTCGGTCTGATGCCTGCCCGTCAGGGCGTGTTGCACTGGCCGCCGGAGGGAAAATCGCTCACCGGGCTGGTGGATGAGCGTGAATTGCCACTTGAAGACGAGAGCATGGACCGCGTGCTGGTCGTTCACGGTCTTGAGGCCAGTGAGTCGATGCGGGGCATGCTCCGTCAGATATGGCGGGTGCTGGCGCCCGGCGGTCGCGTCCTGATAGTGGTTCCGAACCGCCGGGGGCTTTGGGCGCGGCGCGAGGCGACGCCGTTCGGCCATGGCCAACCCTTTTCGCGGGTACAGCTCACGCAACTTCTCCGGGAGTCGATGTTCAGCCCATCCGCCTGGGAAGTCGCGCTCTTCGCGCCGCCGTTCGACTGGCGGCCGCTGCTGCGCTCCGCTTCCGCCTGGGAACGGGCGGGACATATCCTCTGGCCGCGCTTTTCAGGTGTTATCATCGTCGAGGCGACGAAACAGATTTATGCCGCGACACCTCTTCCCGTCAGCCGGAAGGTGAAAGCCCGCGTTCGCGCGATTGCGCCCATCCCGTCGCCCGCGCGGTCCATGACATCGCGGCAGGAAGAAGGCTGA
- the metW gene encoding methionine biosynthesis protein MetW, whose amino-acid sequence MSTGNSQAASRIDLDLIAQMIAPGSRVLDVGCGDGDLLALLQSKKNVDGRGVELSQEGVNACVARGLSVVQGDADTDLAAYPDGAFDYVILSQTIQATRNPKEVMRALKRIGRCVVVSFPNFGNWRVRLKLLFSGRMPETRSLGYSWYDTPNIHLCTLLDFAELCEDLGLKIEDAVTVTGNRARRISRPGAIANLLASDAVFLLSRRD is encoded by the coding sequence ATGAGTACGGGCAATAGCCAGGCCGCCAGCCGCATCGACCTCGACCTCATTGCGCAGATGATTGCGCCGGGTAGCCGCGTGCTCGATGTCGGCTGCGGCGACGGCGACCTGCTGGCGTTGCTGCAAAGCAAGAAGAATGTCGACGGACGCGGCGTTGAGCTGAGCCAGGAAGGCGTGAATGCCTGTGTCGCGCGCGGGCTCTCCGTCGTTCAGGGCGATGCCGATACGGACCTTGCAGCTTATCCGGACGGGGCGTTCGACTATGTGATCCTGAGCCAGACGATCCAGGCGACACGTAACCCGAAGGAAGTCATGCGGGCGCTGAAGCGCATCGGCCGTTGCGTCGTCGTGTCATTTCCGAATTTCGGTAACTGGCGCGTGCGGCTGAAACTGCTCTTCAGCGGGCGCATGCCGGAGACGCGGTCGCTTGGTTATTCCTGGTACGACACGCCGAATATCCACCTTTGTACGCTGCTAGATTTCGCCGAGCTCTGCGAAGATCTTGGGCTCAAGATCGAGGATGCGGTGACGGTAACCGGCAACCGGGCGCGCCGCATTTCAAGGCCGGGAGCAATCGCCAATCTGCTGGCAAGCGACGCCGTCTTTCTGCTATCGCGCCGCGACTGA
- a CDS encoding winged helix-turn-helix domain-containing protein, whose product MTPLTISNADARRLFLHSHALSGPHAEPHAAEDTLTLVRRLGFVQLDSINTVERAHHLILFSRTPHYRREHLEMLHHDETALFEHWTHDASLIPIEFYPHWRHRFQAAKARIKENPRWQDRIGPDGAKVIRNVRARIRREGGLMARDFEDKGKGAWWGWGPSKTALETLWRTGELAIARREGFEKVYDLAERVIPEPIRGERPSRTATTDWACREAMTRLGLATPQELAAFWKLVSIDRAKAWAVAALKRKEIVDVLVEGADGTLRPALAPADIEDCLHAAPPPPEEMRFLSPFDPAIRDRKRAERLFGFDYRIEVFVPEAKRRYGYYVLPLIEGDRFIGRADVKAHRGEGRLEVKGIWLEPGMKLAKSRERAVLRALTDLGSFTGTPEIDADAALRRTKAG is encoded by the coding sequence ATGACGCCACTGACAATTTCCAATGCGGATGCGCGACGGCTCTTTCTCCACAGCCATGCGCTGTCGGGTCCGCATGCGGAGCCGCACGCGGCCGAGGATACGCTGACGCTTGTGCGGCGGCTTGGTTTCGTTCAGCTCGACTCGATCAATACCGTCGAACGCGCGCATCACCTGATCCTTTTTTCTCGCACCCCGCATTACCGCCGCGAGCATCTGGAGATGCTGCATCATGACGAGACCGCGCTGTTCGAACATTGGACGCATGATGCCTCGCTCATTCCCATCGAGTTCTATCCACATTGGCGCCACCGCTTCCAGGCGGCGAAGGCGCGAATAAAGGAGAACCCGCGCTGGCAGGACCGCATCGGCCCGGATGGTGCAAAGGTCATCCGTAACGTGAGAGCGCGCATCCGTCGCGAAGGCGGCCTGATGGCGCGCGATTTCGAGGACAAGGGAAAAGGCGCCTGGTGGGGCTGGGGCCCATCGAAAACGGCACTGGAAACGCTGTGGCGGACGGGCGAGCTTGCAATCGCGCGGCGCGAGGGCTTCGAGAAAGTCTACGATCTCGCTGAACGCGTCATTCCCGAGCCGATACGCGGCGAACGGCCGAGCCGGACCGCGACAACGGATTGGGCCTGCCGCGAGGCAATGACACGTCTTGGCCTTGCAACCCCGCAGGAACTGGCGGCCTTCTGGAAGCTTGTGTCCATCGACCGCGCCAAGGCATGGGCGGTCGCGGCGCTGAAACGAAAGGAAATCGTCGATGTACTGGTGGAAGGCGCCGATGGCACCCTTCGCCCCGCCCTCGCGCCGGCGGACATTGAAGATTGCCTCCACGCCGCGCCGCCTCCGCCGGAGGAGATGCGATTTCTCTCGCCCTTCGACCCGGCGATCCGCGACCGCAAACGCGCGGAGCGGCTTTTCGGCTTTGACTACCGGATCGAGGTTTTCGTACCCGAGGCGAAGCGGCGCTATGGCTATTACGTCTTGCCGCTGATCGAGGGAGACAGATTTATCGGCCGCGCCGACGTGAAGGCGCATCGCGGCGAAGGGCGGCTTGAAGTCAAAGGCATCTGGCTCGAACCGGGAATGAAGCTTGCCAAATCACGTGAGCGTGCCGTGTTGCGCGCGTTGACGGACCTGGGCAGCTTCACCGGAACTCCAGAGATCGATGCAGACGCTGCTCTACGGCGCACCAAAGCCGGCTGA
- the gloB gene encoding hydroxyacylglutathione hydrolase gives MTKLQIHQFPCLSDNYGYLVHEPSSGMTAAIDTPEVKPILDALAEKGWKLTHILNTHHHFDHAGGNAELKEKTGCTIIGPKGEEGAIPGIDRAVQEGDIVELGAARARVLDVPGHTRGHIAYSFDDDHIAFVGDTLFALGCGRLFEGTAQQMWTSLGKLMALPDDTVVYCAHEYTQSNARFALSVEPQNEALIARAKEIDAKRARGEWTVPTTIGLEKATNPFLRAASADLRRTIGLETAADVDVFAETRKRKDNF, from the coding sequence ATGACAAAGCTCCAGATCCACCAGTTTCCCTGCCTGAGTGACAATTACGGCTATCTTGTTCACGAACCTTCATCGGGAATGACTGCGGCCATCGATACGCCGGAGGTGAAGCCGATCCTTGATGCACTGGCGGAAAAGGGATGGAAACTCACCCATATCCTCAATACGCACCATCATTTCGACCATGCCGGCGGCAATGCGGAGCTGAAGGAGAAGACGGGCTGCACAATCATCGGGCCGAAGGGCGAAGAGGGAGCTATCCCCGGCATCGACCGCGCTGTACAGGAAGGCGATATAGTTGAGCTCGGCGCCGCCCGGGCCCGCGTTCTCGACGTGCCGGGGCACACGCGCGGCCACATCGCCTACAGCTTCGACGACGATCACATTGCCTTTGTCGGCGACACATTGTTTGCGCTGGGCTGCGGCCGCCTTTTCGAGGGGACGGCGCAGCAAATGTGGACGTCGCTCGGCAAATTGATGGCCCTGCCGGACGACACGGTCGTCTATTGCGCCCATGAATATACGCAATCGAACGCCCGCTTCGCACTCTCCGTCGAACCGCAGAACGAAGCGCTGATTGCCCGCGCGAAAGAAATCGACGCTAAGCGGGCGCGAGGCGAGTGGACCGTGCCGACGACCATCGGTCTCGAGAAGGCGACCAACCCCTTCCTGCGCGCCGCAAGCGCCGATTTGCGCCGGACAATCGGGCTTGAGACCGCCGCTGACGTCGATGTGTTCGCCGAAACCCGCAAACGGAAGGACAATTTCTGA
- the hisC gene encoding histidinol-phosphate transaminase: protein MANEKMSNRPTPQPGILEIEAYVGGRAGAEGAGKVFKLSANETPLGASPSAKEAFMAAADAMALYPDGGADELRQAIASRYGLNAGRIVCGAGSDELLHLLAQAYLGEGDEAISTEHGFLVYPIVTKAAGAKIVQVREKNLRADGDAILAAVTPKTKIVFLANPNNPTGSYLPADEVRRLQAGLRPDILLIIDAAYSEYVSRNDYEAGIELVATSENVVMTRTFSKIYGLAALRLGWMYAPAHVCDVINRIRGPFNVSIPAMKAGIASLFDTAHLEKSRAHNDKWLAWLTEEISKLGLDVAPSVANFLLIHFPPQAGQTAKDADAFLIKRGLILRQMVSYGLPEYLRLSVGSEEANRLVVAALAEFVGKARAS from the coding sequence ATGGCGAATGAAAAGATGAGCAATCGTCCGACGCCCCAGCCCGGCATTCTCGAGATTGAAGCCTATGTCGGCGGCCGCGCGGGGGCCGAGGGCGCCGGCAAGGTTTTCAAGCTGTCCGCCAATGAGACGCCGCTTGGTGCGAGCCCGAGTGCGAAGGAGGCTTTCATGGCGGCGGCCGATGCCATGGCTCTCTATCCGGATGGCGGTGCGGATGAGCTGCGGCAGGCGATTGCTTCACGGTACGGGCTGAATGCCGGCCGCATCGTATGCGGCGCGGGCTCGGACGAGCTGCTGCATCTTCTTGCCCAGGCCTATCTCGGCGAAGGAGATGAAGCGATCTCGACCGAGCACGGATTTCTCGTCTACCCGATCGTGACCAAGGCTGCGGGCGCGAAGATCGTTCAGGTGAGGGAGAAAAACCTCCGCGCCGATGGGGATGCGATCCTCGCGGCCGTTACGCCGAAGACGAAGATCGTTTTTCTCGCCAATCCGAACAATCCGACCGGCAGCTATTTGCCGGCCGATGAGGTTCGCCGGCTTCAGGCGGGCCTGCGTCCCGATATTCTCCTGATCATCGATGCGGCCTACAGCGAATATGTGAGCCGCAACGACTATGAGGCGGGAATTGAACTGGTTGCCACATCCGAGAATGTCGTCATGACACGCACCTTCTCCAAGATTTACGGCCTTGCGGCGCTGCGTCTCGGTTGGATGTATGCGCCCGCCCATGTCTGCGATGTGATCAACCGTATCCGCGGGCCGTTCAATGTATCGATCCCGGCGATGAAGGCAGGCATTGCCTCTCTTTTCGACACGGCCCATCTTGAGAAGTCTCGCGCGCATAATGACAAATGGCTCGCCTGGCTCACGGAAGAGATCTCAAAACTGGGGCTCGATGTTGCGCCAAGCGTCGCCAATTTCCTCCTCATCCATTTTCCTCCTCAAGCGGGGCAGACGGCAAAGGATGCTGACGCCTTCCTGATAAAGCGGGGCCTCATCCTGCGCCAGATGGTGTCTTATGGGTTGCCGGAATATCTGCGGCTCTCGGTCGGCTCGGAGGAGGCGAACCGTCTGGTCGTCGCCGCGCTTGCCGAATTCGTCGGCAAGGCACGCGCGTCATGA
- a CDS encoding gamma-glutamylcyclotransferase produces MQDLWVFGYGSLMWRPGFEHEERRPARLRGYHRSFCVYSHVHRGTPEKPGLVFGLDAGGSCRGVAFRVAGERADETRRYLQAREQVTLVYRDVVKQVELVDTGARVDALCFVVDRAHKQYAGRLSFEEQVCLIAAGEGRSGPNPDYLESTVRHLDEAGLPDKGLSRLWCAVEQRLHRSLEFR; encoded by the coding sequence ATGCAGGATTTGTGGGTTTTTGGATATGGTTCGCTCATGTGGCGGCCCGGCTTCGAGCATGAGGAGCGCCGCCCCGCCCGGCTGCGCGGATATCACCGTTCCTTCTGCGTCTATAGCCATGTCCATCGCGGAACGCCGGAAAAGCCCGGGCTGGTGTTCGGCCTCGATGCAGGCGGCTCCTGCCGGGGCGTCGCCTTTCGCGTGGCGGGCGAACGCGCGGATGAGACGCGGCGCTATCTTCAGGCACGGGAACAGGTGACGCTTGTGTATCGCGATGTAGTGAAACAGGTGGAGCTCGTCGATACTGGCGCGCGCGTTGATGCCCTCTGCTTTGTTGTCGACCGCGCCCACAAGCAATATGCAGGGCGTCTGTCCTTTGAGGAGCAGGTCTGCCTGATTGCGGCGGGGGAAGGGCGGTCGGGCCCCAATCCCGATTACCTCGAAAGCACTGTCCGTCATCTCGACGAAGCGGGTCTTCCCGACAAAGGCCTCAGCCGGCTTTGGTGCGCCGTAGAGCAGCGTCTGCATCGATCTCTGGAGTTCCGGTGA
- a CDS encoding VOC family protein, translated as MRGFAHHIDLTVTDPWASAPFYDTVLGYMGYRRWSEDEHGIDWEHATSPDRLPTIGIFKAKGPNAARQHDRYSPGLHHIAWIAESREDVDGLYRLLVENEALVLDPPTDYPEYGDGYYALMFADPDGLKLEFVYEPR; from the coding sequence ATGCGGGGCTTTGCACATCACATCGATTTGACGGTGACGGACCCTTGGGCGTCAGCGCCTTTCTACGATACGGTGCTCGGCTATATGGGCTACAGGCGCTGGTCGGAAGACGAACATGGTATCGACTGGGAGCACGCAACCTCACCGGACCGGCTGCCGACCATCGGCATCTTCAAGGCCAAGGGGCCGAACGCTGCAAGGCAACATGATCGTTATTCGCCCGGCCTTCATCACATTGCCTGGATCGCCGAAAGCCGCGAGGATGTCGACGGGCTCTACCGGCTGCTTGTCGAAAATGAGGCGCTCGTGCTCGATCCGCCAACGGATTATCCCGAATATGGCGATGGCTATTACGCCCTCATGTTCGCGGACCCGGACGGGCTGAAACTCGAATTCGTCTATGAACCGCGCTGA